From Xyrauchen texanus isolate HMW12.3.18 chromosome 9, RBS_HiC_50CHRs, whole genome shotgun sequence, the proteins below share one genomic window:
- the LOC127649054 gene encoding uncharacterized protein LOC127649054 isoform X2 produces the protein MKQRRSACLTCVTTTTMDSAGTNTIPAAPVALIDFSAKAKKKSLTVLLMAGQLKTSYGCKHEAQARGVYEKLMGREHAGFSCMDSGLWLNPKWPYMGSSPDGIVACDCHGTGTCKIKCPHSHQDEANLRLCAGEKGFCLINDGDNVMLDRTHDYYYQVQGQLHIVDAEYCDFVVWNHNDIFVERILPDLEL, from the exons atgaaacaaagaagaagtgcttgcctgacttgcgtgaccaccaccaccatggattcggctgggacaaatacg attcctgctgctccagtagctctgatcgacttctctgctaaagccaaaaaaaaaagcttgactgttctattgatggcaggacaactgaaaaccag ttatggatgcaaacatgaagcacaagccagaggagtctatgagaagctgatgggtcgggagcatgcaggcttctcctgtatggacagtggtctctggctgaaccccaagtggccatacatggggtcctcccctgatgggattgttgcttgtgactgtcacggaactggcacctgcaagattaag tgtccacactctcaccaagatgaagccaatctgcgcttgtgtgctggggaaaagggcttctgcctcatcaatgatggggataatgtcatgctggaccggactcatgactactactaccaagttcagggacagcttcacattgtagacgctgagtactgtgattttgttgtgtggaaccacaatgacatttttgttgaaaggattttgcccgatcttgaactttag
- the LOC127649054 gene encoding uncharacterized protein LOC127649054 isoform X1, producing the protein MAREPYYKEFIPKSSMLPKTVLEYRTPETLQLPPKELGELCQVFQLEELIMSQVQAVERATRSQSASRIWFRQRAGRITASKLKQAIKTNPQQPSKSLIKAICYPEAYRFTTAATSYGCKHEAQARGVYEKLMGREHAGFSCMDSGLWLNPKWPYMGSSPDGIVACDCHGTGTCKIKCPHSHQDEANLRLCAGEKGFCLINDGDNVMLDRTHDYYYQVQGQLHIVDAEYCDFVVWNHNDIFVERILPDLEL; encoded by the exons atggctagggagccttactacaaagaattcatccccaaatctagtatgcttcctaaaactgttcttgaatacagaacaccagagactctgcagctaccccccaaagagcttggagagctatgccaggtattccagctagaagagctcatcatgtcccaggtccaggctgtagagagggcaactcgaagtcagagtgcaagcaggatttggtttaggcaaagagctggacgcataactgcttccaagctgaaacaagctattaagaccaacccacagcaaccatccaagagcttgatcaaggccatatgctacccagaagcatataggttcaccacagccgctacaag ttatggatgcaaacatgaagcacaagccagaggagtctatgagaagctgatgggtcgggagcatgcaggcttctcctgtatggacagtggtctctggctgaaccccaagtggccatacatggggtcctcccctgatgggattgttgcttgtgactgtcacggaactggcacctgcaagattaag tgtccacactctcaccaagatgaagccaatctgcgcttgtgtgctggggaaaagggcttctgcctcatcaatgatggggataatgtcatgctggaccggactcatgactactactaccaagttcagggacagcttcacattgtagacgctgagtactgtgattttgttgtgtggaaccacaatgacatttttgttgaaaggattttgcccgatcttgaactttag